In one Bacillus spongiae genomic region, the following are encoded:
- a CDS encoding Sau3AI family type II restriction endonuclease translates to MSFDTIEELMSKAQKAEGRTFGEIDNTGRIKNLRSKGTLGNIIEESFFGYEVNSVSKPDFENLGVELKVTPFKKNKNGTYSAKERLVLNIIDYMEEYKLTFETSSFLKKSIKMLIMLYQYEHDLAINDFRIIKTFLNEFSEEDLAVMRRDWETIVTKIKNGEAHLISEADTMYLSACTKGASKKSVRQQPFSDNMAKQRAFSLKASYMTGLIRKHLTPEHIEAFSKPGELNDKTLDEILDERFKPYYEKRVDELCNEVAIKHNPRNKSMIPHLMAKLLGVNKNDINQIEEFSKANIKFKTVCLEPDGKIREHMSFTHLDFNTLLKEDWEESDLFNIFSEQKYLFLVFRFTEKYKKGLKRIPYFEGIKLWNMPQNNIEGELYDLWIETRKIVKEGVKLDPKKNKVNNNLPGSKFNNICHVRSKARNGKDKVILPDGQSITKQCYWLDRDYVQKIISNKE, encoded by the coding sequence ATGTCATTTGATACTATTGAAGAATTAATGAGCAAAGCCCAAAAAGCAGAAGGGAGAACTTTCGGAGAAATAGATAATACAGGTAGAATAAAAAATCTACGGTCAAAAGGAACCCTCGGAAACATTATAGAGGAGAGTTTTTTTGGTTACGAGGTCAATTCAGTTTCCAAACCAGACTTTGAAAATTTAGGTGTAGAACTGAAAGTAACTCCCTTTAAAAAAAATAAAAACGGTACATATTCCGCAAAAGAACGTTTAGTTCTGAATATTATTGATTATATGGAAGAATATAAATTAACCTTTGAAACTTCATCCTTTTTGAAAAAATCCATAAAAATGTTAATTATGTTATATCAATATGAGCATGATCTAGCCATAAATGACTTTCGTATAATCAAAACATTTTTGAATGAATTCTCAGAAGAAGACCTAGCAGTAATGCGTAGAGACTGGGAAACTATCGTGACAAAAATTAAAAATGGTGAGGCTCATCTGATTTCAGAAGCAGATACGATGTACCTTTCGGCATGTACTAAGGGAGCAAGTAAAAAAAGCGTCAGACAACAGCCTTTTTCAGATAATATGGCAAAACAACGTGCTTTTTCCCTGAAAGCATCCTACATGACAGGATTGATACGAAAACATCTTACACCTGAACACATAGAGGCTTTTTCAAAGCCAGGAGAATTAAACGATAAGACTCTTGATGAAATTTTAGACGAGAGATTCAAACCATATTACGAAAAAAGAGTAGATGAACTTTGTAATGAAGTTGCTATTAAACATAACCCTAGAAACAAATCCATGATTCCACACCTAATGGCAAAATTACTAGGTGTAAATAAAAATGATATTAATCAAATTGAAGAATTCTCTAAGGCGAATATTAAATTTAAAACCGTTTGTCTCGAACCCGATGGAAAAATTCGTGAGCATATGTCTTTTACACATTTAGACTTTAACACTTTATTAAAAGAAGATTGGGAAGAAAGCGATTTATTTAATATTTTCTCTGAACAAAAATACCTCTTTTTAGTATTTAGATTCACTGAAAAGTATAAAAAAGGTTTAAAGCGCATTCCTTATTTCGAAGGAATTAAGCTTTGGAATATGCCACAAAACAACATTGAAGGAGAATTATATGATTTATGGATTGAAACACGCAAAATCGTAAAAGAAGGAGTTAAGTTAGATCCTAAGAAAAATAAGGTCAATAATAATCTCCCTGGATCGAAATTTAATAACATTTGTCATGTGAGGTCGAAAGCAAGAAACGGAAAGGATAAAGTAATACTGCCTGATGGTCAATCAATTACAAAGCAATGCTACTGGTTGGATAGAGATTATGTACAGAAAATCATAAGCAATAAAGAATAA
- a CDS encoding MAE_28990/MAE_18760 family HEPN-like nuclease gives MILKYSLIELNKGLEKIMVYIEGMKNHRELLLDIREHKKASGIINDPLIIKTQEILISHLQPDNKIFEYSSVIINLYGLLENYIENLIKEYLDYLSGCIPKYNNLPDAIKNNHYELSAGLINNLSLPKYKDKITKEIIINNLYSCGNCKGLKEYKINNDAFTQHTYNFKEQSINEFFKSVGLANITSLMKGNIVFREYLESEGIEIENAFHILNDLAERRNRISHGSEENDILDLDELYRYANYIKEFTNSLNTVLIEQALPFIIRNGDNIVKIGNPIARITDKIIGINIDNVKLSQGDTILFEKPEGKFGFGVVQSLQINNEEYEEVEPNGEEFQVGVCFDSKVKDTYTLYSFI, from the coding sequence ATGATATTAAAATACTCATTAATCGAATTAAATAAAGGCTTGGAAAAGATAATGGTTTATATAGAGGGTATGAAAAATCATAGGGAGTTATTATTGGACATCAGAGAACATAAAAAAGCTTCAGGCATAATTAACGATCCCTTAATAATTAAGACTCAAGAAATACTGATTTCACACCTTCAACCTGATAATAAAATATTCGAATACTCAAGTGTAATAATAAATTTGTATGGTCTATTAGAAAACTATATTGAAAACCTTATTAAGGAGTACCTTGATTACTTATCAGGATGTATTCCCAAGTACAATAACTTACCAGATGCTATAAAAAATAATCATTATGAGTTGTCAGCTGGCTTAATAAATAATTTATCGTTACCAAAATATAAAGATAAAATAACTAAAGAAATAATTATAAATAATTTATATAGTTGTGGGAATTGCAAAGGACTAAAAGAATATAAGATTAATAATGATGCTTTTACTCAGCATACATACAATTTTAAGGAGCAGTCAATCAACGAGTTCTTCAAAAGCGTGGGTTTGGCTAATATTACCTCTTTAATGAAAGGTAATATAGTTTTTAGAGAATATTTAGAATCAGAAGGTATAGAAATAGAAAATGCCTTCCATATATTAAATGATTTAGCAGAAAGGCGAAATAGAATCTCGCATGGTTCTGAAGAGAATGACATTTTAGATTTAGATGAATTATACAGGTATGCAAACTACATCAAGGAGTTTACGAACTCATTAAATACTGTATTAATTGAACAAGCTTTGCCTTTTATTATACGAAATGGGGACAATATTGTTAAGATTGGTAATCCAATTGCTAGAATAACAGATAAGATAATAGGTATAAATATAGATAATGTTAAATTGTCTCAAGGTGATACTATCTTATTTGAAAAACCTGAAGGGAAATTTGGATTTGGCGTTGTTCAATCTTTACAAATTAACAATGAAGAATATGAGGAAGTTGAACCGAATGGTGAAGAATTTCAGGTAGGGGTATGTTTTGATTCTAAGGTAAAAGATACATATACACTATATTCTTTTATTTAA
- a CDS encoding IS256 family transposase, with translation MDHFTTDIMQALAKKQDITEVFRMHLEKAVNKLLETELTSFLDYEKYDRIGFNSGNSRNGSYSRKISTEYGDLKVTIPRDRNGEFKQQTVSPYKRSNDTLESFVIHLFQKGITMSEIADLIEKMYGHHYSPQTVSNMTKTVSEQVEAFQSRSLSSRYVCVYLDATFIAVKRKTVSKEAVYIAVGIREDGSKEVLAYTLAPTESAFIWKELLVDLKERGVEEVLLFISDGLKGITDSIHSIFPHSHYQSCCVHISRNIAHKVRVSDRAEIFEDFKAVDRAENLETAKKALEDFIDKWKLTYPKVTKSLQGNPYIFTFYNFPNSIWRSIYSTNLIESFNKQIKKYSKRKEQFPNEESIDRFLVSQFESYNQRFATRCHLGFDKARAELAAMFKE, from the coding sequence ATGGATCATTTTACTACAGATATCATGCAAGCTCTAGCTAAAAAACAAGATATTACTGAGGTCTTTCGCATGCATTTAGAAAAAGCTGTTAATAAACTGCTGGAAACAGAATTAACTTCTTTTCTAGATTACGAGAAATATGACCGTATTGGTTTTAACTCAGGAAACTCTAGAAACGGCTCATATAGCCGGAAAATTAGTACAGAGTATGGGGACCTCAAGGTGACCATTCCTCGTGATCGTAATGGTGAATTCAAACAACAAACGGTTTCCCCTTATAAACGTTCAAATGACACGCTAGAATCCTTTGTGATTCACCTGTTTCAAAAAGGTATAACGATGTCTGAAATTGCTGATTTAATAGAGAAAATGTATGGACATCACTACTCTCCTCAAACGGTTTCCAACATGACGAAAACCGTGAGTGAACAGGTAGAAGCTTTTCAATCCCGTTCTCTTTCTTCACGTTATGTTTGTGTCTATTTAGACGCCACTTTTATAGCCGTTAAGAGAAAGACTGTTTCAAAAGAGGCTGTCTATATTGCCGTTGGCATCCGAGAGGATGGATCCAAAGAAGTTTTAGCTTATACACTCGCTCCTACGGAGTCTGCTTTTATCTGGAAGGAGCTTTTAGTAGATTTAAAAGAACGTGGTGTTGAAGAAGTACTTCTGTTTATTTCAGATGGATTAAAAGGCATTACCGATAGTATTCACTCCATTTTTCCACATTCGCACTACCAGTCTTGTTGTGTACATATTTCAAGAAATATCGCCCACAAAGTACGCGTATCAGATCGTGCTGAAATATTTGAAGACTTTAAAGCTGTTGATCGAGCAGAAAACTTAGAAACGGCCAAAAAAGCCCTTGAAGATTTTATTGATAAGTGGAAACTCACTTATCCTAAAGTAACAAAATCCTTACAAGGTAATCCTTATATCTTTACATTTTACAACTTCCCTAATTCTATATGGAGAAGCATTTACTCGACCAATTTAATAGAGTCCTTCAACAAGCAAATTAAGAAATACAGTAAGCGTAAAGAACAATTTCCAAACGAAGAATCAATCGATCGTTTCTTAGTATCACAATTCGAAAGTTACAATCAACGTTTCGCCACTAGATGTCATTTAGGCTTTGATAAAGCTCGAGCAGAGCTAGCAGCTATGTTTAAAGAATAA
- a CDS encoding DUF262 domain-containing protein: MNLFENEDIKIFQEFTDESKEIDHDKINEKYQKGEVRIVTEQGRFQLTTVPSIVESEDYILDPEFQRRHRWSIEKKSRLIESFIMNVPIPPIFLYEIDYSVYEVMDGLQRLTALYEFYSNGFALEGLEEWPELNGLTYLELPSQVRRGIDRRYLSSMILLKETARSEKEEQRLKQLVFERINSGGERLEDQEKRNALYNGPLNRLCAELSRNEYFCWMWGIPQRTNEELKGVLSKELTENPLYRKMQDVELVLRFFAFRHIAQWEIVSLTRFLDLFLQKGNLLPNDVLKQYEQLFNDTSKLVYELFQEDAFCLYRKRNNKWIMYNRPTKVVYDPIMYVLSSYIDNKDQLIKQRDKIKEDILEFYQENYETFGGRNTGKNDVLTRIQLLDDFFGKYLG; the protein is encoded by the coding sequence ATGAATCTTTTTGAAAATGAAGATATTAAAATATTTCAAGAATTTACTGATGAGAGTAAAGAAATAGACCATGATAAGATTAATGAGAAATATCAAAAAGGAGAGGTTCGGATAGTAACAGAACAAGGTCGGTTTCAACTCACAACAGTACCATCGATAGTTGAAAGTGAAGATTACATTTTAGATCCTGAATTTCAAAGACGCCATAGGTGGAGTATTGAGAAGAAGTCTAGGTTAATAGAATCATTTATTATGAATGTACCTATCCCACCAATATTCTTATATGAGATAGATTACTCTGTATACGAAGTTATGGATGGCTTACAAAGATTGACGGCTTTGTATGAGTTTTATAGCAACGGGTTTGCATTAGAAGGGTTAGAAGAGTGGCCAGAATTGAATGGTTTGACATATTTGGAATTGCCTTCACAAGTTAGAAGAGGGATTGATCGTAGGTATTTGTCCTCAATGATATTATTAAAAGAAACAGCACGATCCGAAAAAGAAGAGCAAAGACTAAAGCAACTTGTTTTTGAACGCATAAATAGTGGTGGTGAGCGTTTGGAAGATCAAGAGAAAAGAAATGCCCTGTACAATGGGCCTTTAAATAGACTTTGTGCTGAATTATCTAGAAATGAATACTTCTGTTGGATGTGGGGAATTCCTCAAAGAACTAATGAAGAATTAAAGGGGGTGCTATCTAAAGAACTTACTGAAAACCCTCTTTATAGAAAGATGCAAGATGTAGAATTAGTTTTAAGGTTTTTTGCATTTAGACATATTGCTCAATGGGAAATAGTATCTCTAACGCGTTTTTTAGATTTATTTTTGCAAAAAGGGAATTTATTACCTAATGATGTACTTAAACAATATGAGCAATTGTTTAATGATACATCTAAGTTAGTATATGAACTATTTCAAGAGGATGCTTTTTGCCTCTATCGAAAAAGAAATAATAAGTGGATTATGTACAATAGGCCAACAAAAGTAGTCTACGATCCGATAATGTATGTTTTGAGTAGTTATATTGATAATAAGGATCAGTTAATTAAACAACGGGATAAAATAAAAGAAGATATTTTAGAGTTTTACCAAGAAAATTACGAAACATTTGGTGGAAGAAATACTGGAAAAAATGACGTGCTAACCAGGATACAGTTACTAGATGACTTTTTTGGTAAATATTTAGGGTAA
- a CDS encoding DUF4357 domain-containing protein, with protein sequence MKTKLTAQETPLHKVFSDDFLFTVPSVQRPYSWTTDEAGELLDDILEFINHYGIKENNVSNVDEPYFLGSIVLVKKDGPKSEVLDGQQRLTTLTILFSVLRDILSDDYADDIGQMVVQKGSKILGTKDTYRLHLRKRDDEFLKKYIQEKGMTHKVAKDTPFKTDSQKAIRDNAMYFMERLNELDEDTIKTLPLVLATLCFIVVVSTPNFDSAFRIFTVLNDRGLDLLPSDIFKARVIGAIPDDEQDSYTNKWEDVEVSLGRDRFNKLFDHIRMIIQKRKGSANYKDEYEDIFSKVTGKDFIDDILIPYSEIYLKLVNYRSFYSHQPKIIKVLSLLNRIDNNDWIPVSMYYIQEYNEKLEEFLSLLEQFAGISMVLRKNFNWRMSKYSQILRQMEKGVDVFSEESLLKVSDDDKRAVLEKLNGDVYTELKDTVRRYVLLRLDSLLTNGQPFYDHSVITVEHVLPQTPKEGSDWLVNFSDPSEYVHKLGNLVLLTRSKNSQARNYDFNKKKASYFQPKNGVTTFALTTQVVQENEWTPEVLEARQKKLINLLRQAWDLYVTNNSSTPNNEDKNNNSNESHLYKKYFINAVRGANAIGTPVSSGFKVLKESLFADSVSDSYQQGFLDLRKHLIDKGLLVTKDDGVLYLVKDYTFTSASTAAALVLGRSANGLTEWKTASGELLRDSEQYG encoded by the coding sequence ATGAAAACAAAATTAACAGCCCAAGAGACACCTTTACATAAAGTGTTTTCTGATGATTTTTTGTTCACTGTACCATCTGTTCAACGTCCTTATTCATGGACAACAGATGAGGCTGGGGAACTCCTGGACGATATTTTAGAATTTATTAATCACTATGGTATTAAAGAAAATAATGTCAGCAATGTTGACGAACCTTATTTTTTGGGAAGTATTGTTTTAGTAAAAAAAGACGGCCCAAAATCTGAGGTATTAGATGGCCAGCAGCGATTGACTACACTTACTATTTTATTTTCTGTACTACGCGATATTCTAAGCGATGATTACGCAGATGATATTGGACAAATGGTGGTACAGAAGGGTAGTAAGATATTAGGTACAAAGGATACATATCGACTACATTTACGTAAAAGAGATGATGAGTTCCTAAAAAAGTACATACAAGAAAAAGGAATGACACACAAGGTAGCAAAAGACACTCCTTTCAAGACGGACAGCCAAAAAGCTATTCGAGATAATGCAATGTATTTTATGGAACGCTTAAATGAGTTAGATGAAGACACAATAAAAACACTTCCATTAGTATTAGCAACTTTATGTTTTATTGTTGTAGTTTCTACCCCCAATTTTGATTCGGCTTTTCGCATATTTACTGTTTTAAATGACAGAGGGTTGGATTTACTTCCAAGTGATATTTTTAAAGCACGCGTAATTGGAGCAATCCCTGATGATGAACAGGATTCCTATACAAATAAGTGGGAAGATGTTGAAGTCTCATTGGGACGCGATAGATTCAATAAGTTGTTTGATCATATAAGGATGATAATCCAAAAAAGAAAAGGAAGTGCAAATTATAAAGATGAATACGAGGATATCTTCTCTAAAGTAACTGGAAAAGACTTCATTGATGATATATTAATTCCGTATAGTGAAATTTATCTAAAACTCGTTAATTATCGATCTTTTTACAGTCATCAGCCTAAGATAATAAAAGTATTAAGCTTGCTTAATCGGATTGATAACAATGACTGGATTCCTGTGTCAATGTATTATATTCAAGAATACAACGAAAAACTGGAAGAGTTTTTAAGTTTACTAGAACAGTTTGCGGGTATCAGCATGGTGCTGCGGAAAAACTTCAATTGGCGAATGTCCAAGTACTCACAGATACTAAGGCAAATGGAAAAAGGAGTCGATGTGTTTTCTGAAGAATCTTTATTAAAGGTATCAGATGATGACAAAAGGGCTGTTTTGGAAAAATTAAATGGCGATGTGTATACAGAGTTAAAAGATACTGTAAGGAGATACGTACTGCTACGCCTAGATTCATTACTAACAAACGGACAACCTTTCTATGATCATTCCGTTATTACTGTTGAGCACGTCCTTCCACAAACACCTAAAGAGGGTAGTGATTGGTTGGTGAATTTCTCTGATCCATCTGAGTATGTGCATAAACTGGGTAATTTAGTTCTATTAACTCGATCAAAAAATTCTCAAGCTCGAAACTATGATTTTAATAAAAAGAAAGCATCATATTTCCAACCCAAGAATGGAGTTACGACTTTTGCGTTAACTACTCAAGTAGTTCAAGAAAATGAATGGACGCCTGAGGTTCTCGAAGCAAGACAAAAGAAATTGATTAACTTATTGCGGCAAGCATGGGATCTTTATGTAACAAATAACAGTAGTACACCTAACAATGAGGATAAGAACAATAACTCAAATGAAAGTCATTTATATAAAAAGTACTTTATAAATGCGGTTAGAGGAGCAAATGCAATTGGTACCCCTGTATCTAGTGGTTTCAAGGTATTAAAGGAATCATTATTTGCTGATTCGGTTAGTGATTCTTATCAACAAGGATTTCTAGATTTAAGGAAACACTTAATTGATAAAGGTTTATTAGTAACTAAAGACGATGGCGTATTATATCTTGTGAAAGATTATACTTTTACTAGTGCATCAACTGCGGCAGCTTTAGTTTTGGGGCGAAGTGCTAATGGATTAACGGAATGGAAGACAGCAAGTGGTGAGCTGTTAAGGGATAGTGAGCAGTATGGATAA